A genomic segment from Paraburkholderia hayleyella encodes:
- a CDS encoding porin, which yields MPPRCRSSLKKALTASTFISLLAGASPGFAESGVQLYGLVDEWVGARKLPGGERAVRVSGGGMSTSYWGLRGAEDLGGSYKAVFSLEGFFRAENGQYGRFTGDPFFARNAYAGIDSPYGRLVAGRLTTRLFLATIGFNPFGDSYVFSPMVYHTYLGLGTSQPYPTDQGALGDSGWNNAIQYSSPDFKGLSASAMYALGNTPGQNGAKKWSAQFTYSGGAFAASGVFQYVNFSQNPGDLAALTASMKSQSVAQLGLTYDLAFMKLYGQYMYSKNDRSSQGSWHVNTAQGGVSVPAGTGKILASYAYSHDSGGLDLTRQTWALAYDYPFSKRTDLYAGYLNDHISGQSNGNTFGAGIRSRF from the coding sequence ATGCCTCCTCGTTGTCGCAGCTCGCTGAAAAAAGCCCTTACGGCCAGCACGTTCATTAGCCTGCTAGCAGGCGCTTCGCCCGGATTCGCCGAATCCGGCGTGCAGCTTTACGGCCTGGTCGACGAATGGGTAGGCGCCAGGAAATTACCTGGGGGCGAGCGGGCCGTGAGAGTTTCGGGAGGCGGCATGTCCACCTCGTACTGGGGCCTGAGAGGCGCTGAAGATCTCGGCGGCAGCTATAAGGCGGTGTTCTCGCTGGAAGGATTTTTCCGCGCCGAGAATGGGCAATACGGACGGTTTACCGGTGATCCTTTTTTCGCTCGCAATGCCTATGCGGGAATCGATTCGCCGTATGGCAGGCTGGTCGCGGGCCGCCTGACCACGCGGCTTTTTCTGGCGACGATTGGCTTCAACCCATTTGGCGATTCTTATGTGTTTTCGCCGATGGTCTATCACACGTATCTGGGCCTGGGCACCTCCCAGCCTTACCCTACAGACCAGGGCGCACTCGGCGATTCAGGCTGGAACAACGCCATCCAGTATTCGTCGCCGGACTTCAAAGGCCTAAGCGCCAGCGCCATGTATGCCCTGGGCAATACACCCGGACAAAACGGCGCAAAAAAATGGAGTGCGCAATTCACTTATTCCGGAGGGGCATTCGCGGCATCTGGCGTATTTCAGTATGTCAACTTCAGCCAAAACCCGGGTGACCTGGCGGCACTCACTGCCAGCATGAAAAGCCAGAGCGTCGCGCAACTGGGCCTGACCTACGATCTGGCGTTCATGAAGCTCTATGGCCAGTACATGTACAGCAAGAATGACCGGTCAAGCCAAGGAAGCTGGCACGTCAACACCGCCCAGGGCGGCGTCTCGGTACCCGCCGGTACGGGGAAAATTCTGGCCTCATATGCCTACTCGCACGATAGTGGCGGGCTTGATCTGACGCGGCAAACCTGGGCGCTCGCCTACGACTATCCGTTTTCCAAACGCACCGATCTTTACGCGGGCTATCTGAACGACCATATCAGCGGCCAGTCCAACGGCAATACTTTTGGCGCCGGTATCCGCTCCCGTTTTTAA
- a CDS encoding xanthine dehydrogenase family protein molybdopterin-binding subunit produces the protein MSHALPSSVSRRAFLKAGGLLLVTLNMPAPLAAALASPGPLAAPELPLDQVDTFIAIGPDGRVTAFNGHVDLGTGVRTALAQIVADELDVAFDHVEMILGDTRRTPDQGPTIASATIQVTSIPLRQAAAEARRFLLERAAQHFGVRPEQLSAADGVVTTRHGGLRTIGYGELVKGQRFNLHLDSATPLKPRKDLRLIGRSVPRVDIPAKLTGQLTYVHDMRVPGMLHGRVVRPPYTGVDNTAPIGKSLISVEMESIAGLPGLVKVVVEGDFVGVVAEREEQAIRIARQLKVNWKPWKGLPDLSLDGLEKTLRAHPKSPRMLHDDPQVDKVLSTAAKPLNATYVWPYHLHASIGPSCGLADVQNDQVQVWSGSQNPHDLRADLAKLLKRHEAEIHIVRMEASGCYGRNGADDVCADAVLLSRAVGRPVRVQLMREQEQGWEPKGTAQLMEVRGGLDAKDGVVAYDFSTCYPSNSAPTLALLLTGAIDAKPEVAQMGDRTAIPQYRYPHMRVVANDAAPIVRASWLRGVSALPNVFAHESYIDELAHLAGVDPLAFRLRYLDDERALALIHAVTERAGWTPRPVPNPQARQGGVLKGRGLAYARYFHSKFPGFGAAWAAWVADVEVNPDTGAVKVTRVVVAHDCGCMINPDGVRHQVHGNVIQSLSRVLNEFATFDESSVTSLEWGGYPILGFTTLPEIDVVLLDRPDEPSKGAGESASVPSAAAIANAIFDATGVRLRQVPFTPERVKAALQQHNIV, from the coding sequence ATGAGCCACGCTTTGCCCTCATCCGTGTCCCGCCGCGCCTTTCTCAAGGCGGGCGGTTTGTTGCTGGTCACGCTGAACATGCCTGCGCCCCTCGCGGCGGCGCTTGCCAGCCCTGGCCCGCTGGCTGCCCCTGAGTTGCCGCTCGATCAGGTGGACACCTTCATTGCGATTGGCCCAGACGGCCGCGTGACGGCTTTTAACGGTCACGTTGACCTTGGCACTGGCGTGCGGACCGCACTGGCGCAGATTGTCGCCGATGAGCTGGATGTCGCTTTCGATCATGTCGAGATGATTCTGGGCGATACCCGCCGTACACCCGATCAAGGTCCGACGATTGCTAGCGCCACGATTCAGGTGACGTCAATTCCGCTGCGCCAGGCGGCCGCCGAAGCACGGCGCTTTTTGCTCGAGCGCGCGGCCCAGCATTTTGGTGTGCGTCCTGAACAACTCAGCGCTGCCGATGGCGTGGTGACAACGCGTCATGGCGGGCTTCGCACCATCGGTTATGGCGAGCTGGTCAAAGGCCAGCGTTTTAACCTGCATCTCGATAGCGCGACACCGCTCAAGCCGCGCAAGGATTTGCGCCTCATCGGCCGGTCGGTGCCGCGCGTCGATATTCCCGCCAAGCTGACGGGCCAGTTGACCTATGTGCATGACATGCGAGTTCCGGGCATGTTGCATGGCCGTGTCGTGCGGCCGCCCTATACCGGTGTCGATAACACCGCTCCCATTGGCAAAAGCCTGATTTCAGTGGAGATGGAATCCATCGCTGGGCTGCCGGGGTTGGTCAAGGTGGTCGTCGAGGGTGATTTTGTCGGAGTGGTCGCCGAGCGCGAGGAGCAGGCGATTCGCATCGCACGTCAGCTCAAGGTGAACTGGAAGCCATGGAAAGGCTTGCCCGACCTGAGCCTCGATGGCCTGGAAAAAACCTTGCGGGCACATCCCAAGAGCCCGCGCATGCTGCACGATGATCCGCAGGTCGACAAGGTACTGAGCACAGCGGCCAAGCCGCTCAACGCGACCTATGTCTGGCCGTATCACCTGCATGCCTCGATTGGCCCGTCCTGTGGGCTGGCCGATGTACAGAATGACCAGGTCCAGGTGTGGTCTGGCAGCCAGAATCCGCACGATCTGCGTGCCGATCTGGCGAAACTGCTCAAGCGCCATGAAGCTGAAATTCACATCGTGCGGATGGAAGCCTCGGGTTGCTACGGGCGCAATGGCGCTGACGATGTGTGCGCTGACGCGGTGCTGCTGTCGCGCGCGGTGGGGCGTCCGGTGCGCGTGCAACTGATGCGCGAGCAGGAGCAAGGCTGGGAGCCCAAAGGTACGGCGCAACTGATGGAAGTGCGTGGTGGGCTGGATGCGAAAGATGGCGTCGTAGCTTACGATTTCAGCACCTGCTACCCCTCGAACAGCGCGCCGACACTCGCGTTGCTGCTCACGGGCGCGATTGATGCCAAGCCCGAAGTCGCGCAGATGGGCGATCGCACGGCGATTCCCCAGTATCGCTATCCGCATATGCGGGTGGTGGCCAACGATGCGGCGCCGATTGTGCGAGCCTCGTGGCTGCGGGGCGTGTCGGCATTGCCGAACGTTTTCGCGCACGAATCCTATATCGACGAACTCGCCCATCTGGCGGGTGTCGATCCGCTGGCATTCCGTCTGCGCTATCTGGATGACGAGCGCGCCCTGGCGCTGATTCACGCAGTGACTGAGCGTGCGGGCTGGACACCGCGTCCCGTACCCAATCCGCAGGCGCGCCAGGGTGGCGTGCTGAAAGGGCGTGGGCTGGCTTATGCGCGTTACTTTCACAGCAAGTTTCCGGGCTTTGGCGCGGCTTGGGCGGCCTGGGTGGCCGATGTCGAAGTCAATCCCGATACCGGTGCGGTCAAGGTCACGCGGGTGGTGGTGGCGCACGATTGCGGCTGCATGATTAATCCGGACGGCGTGCGGCATCAGGTGCATGGCAATGTGATCCAGTCACTGAGCCGGGTGCTCAACGAATTTGCGACGTTCGATGAAAGCTCGGTCACGAGCCTTGAGTGGGGCGGCTATCCCATCCTCGGCTTTACCACGTTGCCGGAGATCGACGTTGTGCTGCTCGATCGTCCGGATGAGCCGTCGAAGGGCGCGGGCGAATCGGCTTCCGTGCCGAGCGCGGCGGCAATTGCCAACGCGATTTTCGACGCTACGGGTGTGCGCTTGCGCCAGGTGCCTTTTACGCCTGAGCGTGTGAAGGCAGCCTTGCAACAGCACAACATTGTCTGA
- a CDS encoding NAD(P)H-dependent flavin oxidoreductase, whose protein sequence is MALPAVLQNLALPVVASPMFIVSYPELVLAQCKAGIVGSFPALNARPAELLDTWLTQIQSALAEHRAAHPHAVIGPIAVNQIVHQSNERLEHDVQVCVEHQVPIFITSLRAPSRAIVDAVHSYGGIVLHDVINLRHAQKALEAGVDGLILVAAGAGGHAGSTSPFALVGEVRRIFDGPLVLSGAIANGGSILAAQAMGADLAYIGTRFIATQEAHAVDNYKQAIVQANAADIIYTNLFTGVHGNYIRESIVNAGLDPDALPESDKTKMNFASDKTKAWKDIWGAGQGVGLMDDVPSVAELVARLTREYEDAKARLGMLR, encoded by the coding sequence ATGGCCCTGCCCGCCGTTTTGCAGAATCTTGCGTTACCCGTTGTGGCATCCCCGATGTTCATCGTCAGCTATCCCGAGCTGGTGCTGGCGCAATGCAAGGCTGGCATCGTCGGCTCATTTCCGGCGCTCAATGCACGTCCCGCCGAATTGCTCGATACGTGGCTCACGCAAATCCAGTCGGCACTGGCTGAGCACCGGGCCGCGCACCCGCATGCCGTGATTGGCCCGATAGCCGTGAACCAGATCGTGCATCAGTCGAATGAGCGTCTCGAACATGACGTGCAGGTATGCGTCGAGCACCAGGTGCCGATTTTTATCACGAGCTTGCGCGCACCCTCGCGCGCGATCGTCGATGCCGTGCATAGCTATGGCGGCATCGTGCTGCACGACGTGATCAATCTTCGTCATGCGCAAAAAGCGCTGGAAGCGGGCGTGGACGGGTTGATTCTGGTGGCGGCGGGCGCGGGCGGCCATGCAGGATCGACTTCACCGTTTGCGCTGGTGGGTGAAGTGCGGCGCATCTTCGATGGTCCGCTGGTGCTGTCCGGGGCGATTGCGAATGGCGGCTCGATCCTGGCGGCGCAGGCGATGGGGGCTGATCTGGCGTATATAGGCACGCGTTTTATCGCTACCCAGGAGGCTCACGCGGTGGATAACTATAAACAGGCGATCGTACAGGCTAATGCTGCCGACATCATCTATACCAATCTGTTTACGGGCGTGCATGGCAATTACATCCGCGAGAGCATTGTCAACGCGGGGCTCGACCCTGATGCGCTGCCCGAGTCGGACAAAACGAAAATGAATTTCGCCAGCGACAAGACCAAAGCCTGGAAAGATATCTGGGGCGCAGGCCAGGGTGTTGGGTTGATGGATGATGTGCCGAGCGTTGCGGAACTGGTCGCGCGTCTGACGCGCGAGTATGAAGATGCCAAGGCGCGCCTGGGCATGCTTCGCTAG
- a CDS encoding LysR family transcriptional regulator, translating to MDHLQSMKVFVRVADLGSFARAASAMDISNAVATRHVADLEGRLGTRLLNRTTRSLSLTESGQVYIERARQILDELEDVEQMVVARNHEPVGTLRLVAPVVFGLHNLAPVLQTYVQQFPKVVPDVTLVDRQVDLVEEGFDVGIVIARQMRSASIVTRRLTTGCMTVCATPGYLESHGTPTRPEHLLEHPCLSLPSEYWGDERVFTGPDGEVRVRPSNVIAANNTEMLRQFALLGMGIAILPSYLIGRDMTQGKLVRLLGNYRLPQVEINIAYPSRRHLPAKVRTFIDHLVEHFSQTPNGLLGEKWIKDGQLRPGAQALEAAGWEPQEAFAAATAEPGATEASHDSPLPPTPAKKPGRTRAEALSPL from the coding sequence ATGGATCATTTACAGTCGATGAAAGTATTTGTGCGGGTGGCGGATCTTGGAAGTTTCGCCCGCGCCGCCAGTGCGATGGATATTTCGAATGCGGTTGCCACACGGCATGTCGCCGATCTGGAAGGCCGCCTCGGCACGCGGCTGCTTAACCGCACCACCCGTAGCCTGTCGCTGACCGAATCCGGTCAGGTATATATCGAACGCGCTCGCCAGATTCTCGATGAACTGGAAGACGTCGAACAAATGGTCGTCGCACGCAATCATGAGCCGGTGGGCACGTTGCGTCTGGTGGCCCCGGTAGTATTCGGGCTGCATAACCTCGCGCCCGTGCTTCAAACCTACGTCCAGCAGTTTCCCAAGGTCGTGCCGGACGTGACTCTGGTGGATCGTCAGGTCGATCTGGTCGAAGAAGGCTTCGATGTCGGCATTGTGATTGCACGGCAAATGCGCAGCGCCAGTATCGTCACGCGCCGCCTGACGACCGGTTGCATGACGGTATGCGCCACGCCCGGTTACCTCGAAAGCCATGGTACCCCCACGCGCCCAGAGCATCTGCTAGAGCATCCGTGTCTGAGCCTGCCCTCCGAGTACTGGGGTGACGAGCGTGTTTTCACCGGCCCCGATGGTGAAGTCCGCGTCCGGCCTTCAAACGTGATCGCCGCCAACAATACGGAAATGCTGCGGCAGTTCGCCTTGCTAGGCATGGGCATTGCCATCCTGCCAAGTTACCTGATTGGCCGCGACATGACCCAGGGCAAGCTGGTCCGGCTGCTGGGCAACTACCGGCTGCCGCAAGTCGAGATCAACATCGCTTATCCGAGCCGACGGCACCTGCCCGCTAAAGTGCGCACGTTCATTGATCACCTGGTCGAGCATTTCAGCCAGACACCCAATGGCCTGCTCGGGGAAAAATGGATCAAGGACGGCCAGCTTCGTCCAGGCGCGCAAGCGCTTGAAGCAGCAGGCTGGGAGCCGCAGGAGGCTTTCGCTGCCGCAACCGCGGAACCCGGCGCAACGGAAGCCAGCCACGATAGCCCGCTGCCTCCCACGCCCGCGAAAAAACCCGGGCGCACACGCGCGGAAGCACTCTCGCCGCTATAA
- a CDS encoding (2Fe-2S)-binding protein: MNTNLKLTVNGQIRHVEAEPDTALLYVLRNDLALNGPKFGCGLGECGACTVIVDGVATRSCVMPVAAAVGRTVTTLEGLGDLAAPHPVQQAFIDEQAAQCGYCINGMVMTVKALLDRNPNPTDAEIRQELAYNLCRCGTHVEILKAVHRAALLLRDAATATATAAAPAKASS, translated from the coding sequence ATGAATACGAATCTCAAGCTGACCGTTAATGGTCAGATCCGGCACGTCGAAGCGGAGCCCGATACGGCCCTGCTTTACGTGTTGCGCAATGACCTGGCGCTCAATGGCCCCAAGTTCGGCTGTGGTTTGGGCGAATGCGGTGCCTGTACGGTCATCGTCGATGGCGTGGCGACGCGTTCGTGCGTGATGCCCGTTGCTGCCGCTGTCGGCCGCACCGTGACGACGCTGGAAGGGCTGGGCGACCTGGCCGCGCCCCATCCGGTGCAGCAGGCGTTCATCGATGAGCAGGCGGCGCAGTGTGGCTATTGCATCAACGGCATGGTGATGACCGTCAAAGCATTGCTTGATCGCAATCCTAATCCCACTGATGCCGAGATTCGTCAGGAACTGGCGTACAACTTGTGCCGCTGCGGCACTCACGTTGAAATTCTGAAGGCCGTGCATCGCGCCGCCCTCTTGCTGCGTGATGCCGCAACCGCAACCGCAACCGCAGCCGCTCCGGCAAAGGCTAGCTCATGA
- the ychF gene encoding redox-regulated ATPase YchF, which produces MSLKCGIVGLPNVGKSTLFNALTKAGIAAENYPFCTIEPNVGVVEVPDARLDALAAIVKPERILPAVVEFVDIAGLVAGASKGEGLGNQFLANIRETDAITHVVRCFEDENVIHVAGKIDPLSDIEVINTELALADLATIEKSLTRYAKAARSGNDKEAAKLVAVLEKVRAQLDQARPVRALDLSDDELALLKPFCLITAKPTMYVANVKENGFENNPHLDAVKRFAEAEGAPVVAVCAAIEAEITDLSDDDKAIFLADLGMDEPGLNRVIRAGFKLLGLQTYFTAGVKEVRAWTIHIGDTAPQAAGVIHTDFERGFIRAQTIGFDDFVTYKGEQGAKEAGKMRAEGKEYVVHDGDVLNFLFNV; this is translated from the coding sequence ATGAGCCTCAAATGCGGCATCGTCGGCCTGCCCAACGTCGGCAAGTCTACCCTGTTCAACGCGCTGACCAAGGCGGGTATTGCTGCCGAAAATTATCCATTCTGCACGATCGAGCCCAATGTTGGCGTGGTGGAAGTGCCCGATGCACGGCTTGACGCGCTAGCGGCCATCGTCAAGCCGGAACGCATCCTGCCCGCCGTGGTGGAGTTTGTGGATATCGCGGGCCTCGTGGCCGGGGCGAGCAAGGGCGAAGGGTTGGGCAACCAGTTTCTGGCGAACATCCGCGAAACTGATGCCATCACCCATGTCGTGCGCTGTTTCGAAGACGAAAACGTGATTCACGTCGCGGGCAAGATCGATCCGCTGTCGGATATCGAAGTGATTAACACTGAACTGGCGCTGGCGGACTTGGCGACCATCGAGAAATCGCTGACGCGCTACGCCAAGGCGGCGCGCTCGGGCAACGACAAAGAGGCGGCCAAGCTGGTCGCCGTGCTGGAAAAGGTGCGCGCGCAGCTTGACCAGGCGCGTCCGGTACGCGCGCTGGATCTCTCAGACGATGAGCTGGCGCTGCTCAAGCCGTTTTGCCTGATTACCGCAAAGCCGACCATGTACGTGGCGAACGTGAAAGAAAACGGCTTCGAGAACAACCCCCATCTCGATGCGGTGAAGCGGTTTGCTGAAGCGGAGGGGGCGCCGGTGGTGGCCGTGTGCGCGGCGATCGAAGCCGAAATAACCGATCTGTCAGACGATGACAAAGCGATTTTTCTTGCCGATCTGGGGATGGACGAGCCCGGGCTGAACCGGGTGATTCGCGCAGGTTTCAAGCTGCTGGGACTACAGACTTATTTCACGGCAGGCGTCAAGGAAGTGCGGGCCTGGACGATTCATATTGGCGATACGGCGCCGCAAGCGGCCGGCGTGATTCACACTGATTTCGAACGCGGTTTTATCCGGGCACAGACCATCGGTTTCGACGACTTTGTCACGTACAAGGGTGAGCAGGGCGCGAAGGAAGCCGGCAAGATGCGTGCGGAAGGTAAGGAATATGTCGTGCACGATGGGGACGTGCTGAACTTTTTGTTTAACGTCTGA
- a CDS encoding cytochrome c: MKTKNKALWSIGVVVVLIACSAMVAWQPAIAPVAPPPAASFDSAQIALGQRLAALGDCAVCHTRDGGVRNAGGRPLNTPFGTIYSTNLTPDPKYGIGNWSYAAFERAMRHGIDREGHHLYPAFPYTSFTKTSDDDLKALYAYLMSQPPVSEAAPATKLPFPFNQRYLMAGWDLLFHRSGPYKADPSQSVEWNRGAYLAEGLGHCSACHTPRNFLGAERGGAAHFGGGLADGWDAPALNAKSPAPLPWTQSDFNSYLRHGFTPLHGIAGGPMAPVIQGVSGLPEDDLDALSLYLASFGQKTDNAGEQAKRAAELRAQTYGQMQPITGQGARIFASACMACHHDGNGPHLFGVRPSLAFNTNVHAARPDNLLRTILDGIGHPAKDNLGYMPGFRNSLNDEQISALAGYLREHFAQKPAWDDVRGRVAALRAATAPSH, encoded by the coding sequence ATGAAAACAAAGAACAAGGCTCTCTGGAGCATCGGCGTCGTTGTCGTACTGATCGCCTGTAGCGCCATGGTGGCCTGGCAGCCAGCCATTGCCCCTGTCGCGCCCCCGCCTGCGGCGAGTTTCGATTCGGCGCAGATCGCGCTGGGCCAACGCCTCGCGGCACTGGGCGATTGCGCGGTATGTCACACGCGTGACGGTGGCGTGCGCAATGCGGGTGGGCGTCCGCTCAACACGCCGTTTGGCACGATTTACAGCACGAACCTGACGCCGGATCCGAAATACGGGATCGGCAATTGGTCGTATGCCGCGTTTGAACGGGCGATGCGCCATGGCATCGACCGCGAAGGACATCACCTGTATCCGGCGTTTCCCTATACCTCGTTTACAAAAACCAGCGATGACGATCTGAAGGCGCTTTACGCGTATCTGATGAGCCAGCCGCCGGTGAGCGAGGCCGCGCCTGCAACGAAGTTGCCGTTTCCCTTCAACCAGCGCTATCTGATGGCGGGCTGGGACTTGCTGTTCCACAGAAGCGGGCCGTACAAGGCGGATCCCAGCCAGAGCGTCGAATGGAACCGTGGGGCTTATCTGGCTGAAGGGCTGGGACATTGCAGCGCGTGTCATACACCGCGTAATTTCCTGGGGGCGGAACGTGGTGGCGCGGCGCACTTTGGCGGTGGTCTCGCGGATGGCTGGGATGCCCCTGCACTCAATGCGAAATCGCCTGCGCCCCTGCCGTGGACCCAAAGCGATTTCAACAGCTACCTGCGGCATGGCTTCACCCCGCTGCATGGCATCGCAGGCGGGCCGATGGCACCGGTGATCCAGGGCGTCTCGGGTTTGCCGGAGGATGATCTGGATGCACTCTCGCTTTACCTGGCGTCCTTTGGCCAAAAGACGGACAACGCTGGGGAACAGGCAAAACGTGCCGCCGAGTTACGCGCGCAAACCTATGGTCAAATGCAGCCCATCACCGGGCAGGGTGCGCGTATTTTCGCTAGCGCATGTATGGCCTGCCATCACGATGGCAATGGGCCGCACCTTTTTGGCGTGCGTCCTTCGTTAGCGTTTAACACCAACGTGCATGCAGCGCGCCCTGACAATCTGTTGCGCACGATTCTGGATGGTATTGGGCATCCGGCAAAAGATAATCTGGGCTATATGCCGGGCTTCCGGAACAGCCTGAACGATGAGCAAATCAGTGCGTTAGCCGGGTATCTGCGTGAGCATTTCGCGCAAAAGCCCGCGTGGGATGATGTGCGCGGCCGGGTTGCGGCGTTGCGGGCCGCGACGGCGCCTTCACACTAA